The following coding sequences are from one Sphingomonadaceae bacterium OTU29LAMAA1 window:
- a CDS encoding glycine zipper 2TM domain-containing protein, with amino-acid sequence MFRSCLVAAAALTLSAGSPVLAQSASDDARFAAAQQRFDAELARYRAEFDRYRAGRGNSGSGGYRTAPLPGNYDEPRVADPRYQDEDYAAEDDRYENGYDPSRYYRSGSNYRERTLSADERVYAGNDGRYYCKRSDGTTGLIAGGAAGGILGNVIDGGRSRTVGTLLGGAVGALAGRSIEQNQSQVRCR; translated from the coding sequence ATGTTCAGATCCTGTCTCGTTGCCGCCGCCGCCCTGACCCTGTCTGCCGGATCGCCCGTTTTGGCGCAGTCCGCCAGTGACGACGCGCGCTTCGCCGCCGCCCAGCAGCGGTTCGATGCCGAGCTTGCCCGCTATCGAGCGGAGTTCGATCGGTATCGCGCGGGCCGGGGGAACTCCGGGTCGGGCGGATATCGCACCGCACCGCTTCCGGGCAATTACGACGAACCGCGCGTTGCCGACCCCCGCTATCAGGACGAGGATTACGCTGCGGAAGACGACCGGTATGAAAACGGATACGATCCATCCCGTTATTATCGTTCGGGTTCGAACTATCGCGAACGTACGCTGAGCGCGGACGAACGCGTCTATGCCGGCAACGACGGCCGTTATTATTGCAAGCGGAGCGACGGCACGACCGGACTGATCGCCGGCGGCGCAGCCGGCGGAATCCTCGGCAACGTCATCGACGGCGGACGCAGCCGCACGGTCGGCACGTTGCTGGGCGGTGCGGTGGGTGCGCTCGCCGGGCGGTCGATCGAGCAGAACCAGTCGCAGGTTCGCTGTCGCTGA
- a CDS encoding DUF885 domain-containing protein gives MRIILAASLLAIAVSGCSPGKPAASDQNAAAPAATPVKPSNWAQFRDAFVESWFKLDPANAVYQGRHDFDGQLPDWSAAGLKRQSEFLHQAIDRARAFGDADLKPDEAFERDYLIRVAEGKLFWLDDADQPHSNPAYYVGGGLDPNVYIARPYADAPTRMKALIAFLQRVPAAAGNIRANLKTPMPRSFIDYGVAGFNGFADYYVGDARKAFADVADPAMQDQLTQAATAASDAMRDLGTWLDGQRATATGDFALGADRFQRMVRATEGVDTSLDTLEAAGRADLKRNQDALAAACKLFARGKTIPECIDKMNADKAADGPVAEARRQIPVLRAFVEKNDLVTIPGTEQANVEESPPYNRQNSAYIDPAGPYETNIPSVYYISPPDPAWDQKTRDAFVPGKKDLLFTSIHEVMPGHFLQFLHANRSQSMFGRIFVGYAFAEGWAHYAEEMMWEAGLNKGDAETHIGQISNALLRDCRFLSAIGLHARGMTQAQSLTMFREQCYQDEGNSRQQAARGTYDPAYLNYTMGKLLIRKLRDDWVASRGGRKAWKAFHDQFLSYGGPAIPLVRQRMMGEAEAKAVF, from the coding sequence ATGCGTATCATCCTGGCGGCATCGCTGCTGGCCATCGCCGTATCGGGCTGTTCGCCGGGCAAGCCGGCGGCCTCCGACCAGAATGCGGCGGCACCGGCGGCGACCCCTGTTAAGCCGAGCAACTGGGCGCAGTTCCGGGACGCTTTCGTCGAGAGCTGGTTCAAGCTCGATCCGGCCAATGCGGTCTATCAGGGGCGGCACGACTTCGACGGGCAGTTGCCCGACTGGAGTGCGGCGGGGCTGAAGCGGCAGTCGGAATTCCTGCATCAGGCGATCGATCGCGCCCGTGCCTTCGGCGACGCCGACCTCAAGCCGGACGAGGCGTTCGAGCGGGATTATCTGATCCGCGTCGCCGAGGGGAAGCTGTTCTGGCTCGACGATGCCGACCAGCCGCACAGCAATCCGGCGTATTATGTCGGCGGCGGGCTAGATCCCAATGTCTATATCGCACGACCCTATGCCGATGCGCCGACGCGGATGAAGGCGCTGATCGCCTTTCTGCAACGCGTGCCGGCGGCGGCGGGGAACATCCGCGCCAATCTGAAGACGCCGATGCCGCGATCGTTCATCGATTACGGCGTGGCGGGTTTCAACGGGTTCGCGGATTATTACGTCGGTGATGCCCGGAAGGCGTTCGCCGATGTCGCCGATCCCGCGATGCAGGATCAACTGACGCAGGCCGCCACGGCGGCCAGTGACGCGATGCGTGACCTCGGCACGTGGCTGGACGGCCAGCGTGCCACGGCGACGGGCGATTTCGCGCTGGGCGCCGATCGATTCCAGCGGATGGTGCGGGCGACGGAAGGGGTCGACACCTCCCTCGATACGCTGGAGGCGGCGGGCCGCGCCGACCTGAAGCGCAATCAGGATGCGCTGGCGGCCGCGTGCAAGCTGTTCGCCCGGGGCAAGACGATCCCCGAATGCATCGACAAGATGAACGCGGACAAGGCGGCCGATGGTCCGGTGGCGGAGGCGCGGCGCCAGATCCCGGTGCTGCGCGCGTTCGTTGAAAAGAACGACCTCGTCACGATCCCCGGCACCGAACAGGCCAATGTGGAGGAGAGCCCGCCCTACAACCGGCAGAACTCCGCCTATATTGATCCCGCCGGTCCGTATGAGACAAACATCCCGTCGGTCTATTATATCTCACCGCCCGATCCGGCGTGGGACCAGAAGACGCGCGATGCCTTCGTACCTGGCAAGAAGGACCTGCTGTTCACCTCGATCCACGAAGTGATGCCGGGGCATTTCCTCCAGTTCCTGCATGCCAACCGGTCGCAGTCGATGTTCGGGCGGATCTTCGTGGGGTATGCCTTTGCCGAGGGCTGGGCGCATTATGCCGAGGAGATGATGTGGGAGGCGGGCCTGAACAAGGGCGATGCCGAGACGCATATCGGGCAGATCAGCAATGCGCTGCTGCGCGATTGCCGGTTCCTGTCGGCGATCGGGTTGCATGCGCGGGGGATGACGCAGGCGCAGAGCCTGACGATGTTCCGCGAGCAATGCTATCAGGACGAGGGCAATTCGCGGCAGCAGGCGGCGCGGGGGACGTACGATCCGGCGTATCTGAACTATACGATGGGCAAGCTGCTGATCCGCAAGCTGCGCGACGACTGGGTGGCGAGCCGTGGCGGGCGGAAGGCTTGGAAGGCGTTCCACGATCAGTTCCTGAGTTACGGCGGGCCGGCGATTCCGTTGGTCCGGCAGCGGATGATGGGGGAGGCTGAGGCGAAGGCGGTGTTTTAG
- a CDS encoding MFS transporter, which produces MTDGLALPRRYVAIGAISAGTALVIIDGGIATVALPTIARDLHVGNSAVVAVVTVYQLILAMMILPFAGLGDKFGLKRTYQFGQLVFTVATMLCFFAKSLPFLLVVRAAQALGAAAALSVSSALIRSIYPSTQLGRGLGINSVVVSSSAALAPTLGGLVLGVAPWPWVFASAVPFAILSLVLGRALPAPQPRDEKFDVLGAVMCASMIGLVISGAESAVHGDSPVVSAAIVAVGAGIGWFFIRRERHEAKPILPIDLLAKPVIALSAVGAYTAFTASMTLLLSTPFRLTHGYGFTPAEVGAAIAPWPLINMIVAPLAGWLSDRVPAGILGGIGMAVSIAALLLIATLPPDAAYFDIAWRMALCGSGFGLFLPPNARLIIGSAPRERAAAAGGLVGTVRLVGQTTGATLVAALLAAGVGGGMTPPLVAAGLALVAGLCSLARLRPSIRNPRSDEAEDEQPGTQVSR; this is translated from the coding sequence ATGACCGACGGCCTGGCTCTGCCCCGCCGCTATGTCGCGATCGGCGCGATCTCCGCCGGCACCGCGCTCGTGATCATCGACGGCGGCATCGCGACCGTGGCGCTCCCGACGATCGCGCGCGACCTGCACGTCGGCAACAGCGCGGTGGTGGCGGTGGTCACCGTCTACCAGCTCATCCTCGCGATGATGATCCTGCCGTTCGCGGGGCTGGGCGACAAGTTCGGCCTCAAGCGTACGTACCAGTTCGGCCAACTCGTCTTCACCGTCGCGACGATGCTCTGCTTCTTCGCCAAGAGCCTGCCGTTCCTGCTCGTCGTCCGCGCCGCACAGGCGCTCGGCGCGGCGGCGGCGTTGAGCGTATCGTCGGCGCTGATCCGCTCGATCTATCCCTCGACGCAACTGGGCCGCGGCCTCGGCATCAATTCGGTGGTGGTGTCGAGTTCGGCCGCCCTCGCCCCGACGCTCGGCGGCCTCGTCCTCGGCGTCGCGCCCTGGCCCTGGGTGTTCGCCAGCGCCGTGCCTTTCGCGATCCTCAGCCTGGTGCTCGGCCGCGCCCTCCCCGCGCCGCAGCCGCGCGACGAGAAGTTCGACGTGCTCGGCGCAGTGATGTGCGCCAGTATGATCGGCCTCGTCATCTCCGGCGCGGAGAGCGCGGTGCACGGCGACAGCCCGGTGGTGTCGGCGGCGATCGTCGCAGTCGGCGCCGGCATCGGCTGGTTCTTCATCCGCCGCGAACGGCACGAGGCGAAGCCGATCCTGCCCATCGACCTGCTCGCCAAGCCGGTCATCGCACTATCGGCCGTCGGTGCCTACACCGCCTTCACCGCATCGATGACGCTGCTGCTGTCGACGCCGTTCCGCCTGACCCACGGCTATGGCTTCACCCCGGCGGAGGTCGGCGCGGCGATCGCGCCCTGGCCGCTCATCAATATGATTGTTGCGCCGCTGGCCGGCTGGCTGTCGGACCGGGTGCCGGCGGGCATCCTCGGCGGCATCGGCATGGCCGTATCGATCGCCGCGCTGCTGCTGATCGCGACGCTGCCGCCGGACGCAGCCTATTTCGATATCGCGTGGCGCATGGCGCTGTGCGGCTCCGGCTTCGGCCTTTTCCTGCCACCCAACGCCCGCCTCATCATCGGCTCCGCCCCCCGCGAGCGCGCCGCAGCGGCAGGCGGCCTCGTCGGCACGGTCCGGCTGGTCGGCCAAACCACGGGCGCGACCTTGGTAGCGGCACTACTGGCGGCGGGCGTTGGCGGCGGCATGACCCCGCCACTCGTCGCCGCCGGCCTCGCGCTGGTAGCGGGCCTGTGCAGCCTCGCCCGCCTGCGCCCCTCGATCCGCAACCCCCGCAGCGACGAAGCGGAAGACGAACAGCCGGGCACGCAGGTCTCGAGATAG
- a CDS encoding WYL domain-containing protein: MTQTQAATAAPTGPVPTMFEAIVRQLAVTATYNRGSVTIAPHILYTRHGEIYVDAVTVERDGKPPREEKLGTFKLDGLGEPTLTDKAFTPSTLFEPAAEKYVGETLMAVERR, from the coding sequence ATGACCCAGACCCAAGCCGCGACGGCAGCGCCGACCGGGCCGGTGCCGACGATGTTCGAAGCGATCGTCCGCCAGCTTGCCGTGACCGCCACCTACAACCGGGGATCGGTGACGATCGCTCCGCATATCCTCTACACGCGGCACGGCGAGATCTACGTCGACGCCGTCACCGTCGAACGGGACGGAAAGCCGCCGCGTGAGGAGAAGCTCGGCACGTTCAAGCTCGACGGGCTAGGCGAACCGACATTGACCGACAAGGCCTTTACGCCAAGCACGCTGTTCGAACCGGCAGCCGAGAAATATGTCGGCGAAACGCTGATGGCGGTCGAGCGGCGCTGA
- a CDS encoding alpha/beta hydrolase: protein MPYVKTRDGTDIYVKDWGAGRPVILLHGWPLSADSWDPQMMALADAGFRAIAYDRRGFGRSGQPWSGYDYDTLADDLADVMAATGAENDAAVIGFSMGGGEVARYMSRHGGKGVIAAGLVASVVPYMLKTEDNPHGTPEEKLAEIGASIQKDRAHFFRDTFFKQFFGVGVISHPVSDDVLDWATATAMQAGLKPTLACAQAFGHTDFRPDLSAFRVPTLIIHGTADATVPIDAAGRAASVGIANSQLVEYDGAPHGLFATHGDRLTSDLLTFLGR from the coding sequence ATGCCTTACGTCAAAACCCGCGACGGCACCGACATCTACGTCAAGGACTGGGGCGCCGGCCGTCCGGTGATCCTGCTGCACGGCTGGCCGCTGTCCGCCGACAGTTGGGACCCGCAGATGATGGCGCTGGCCGATGCGGGCTTCCGCGCCATCGCCTACGACCGGCGCGGGTTCGGGCGGTCGGGCCAGCCGTGGAGCGGATATGACTACGACACGCTGGCGGACGATCTCGCCGACGTCATGGCCGCCACGGGCGCGGAGAACGATGCCGCGGTGATCGGCTTTTCGATGGGCGGCGGCGAGGTCGCGCGCTACATGAGCCGGCACGGCGGCAAGGGCGTGATCGCCGCCGGGCTGGTCGCTTCCGTCGTCCCCTACATGCTGAAAACCGAGGACAATCCGCACGGTACGCCGGAAGAGAAGCTGGCCGAGATCGGCGCAAGCATCCAGAAGGATCGCGCGCATTTCTTCCGCGACACCTTCTTCAAGCAGTTCTTCGGCGTCGGCGTCATCAGCCACCCGGTCAGCGACGACGTGCTCGACTGGGCAACCGCGACGGCGATGCAGGCGGGCCTCAAGCCGACGCTCGCCTGTGCGCAGGCGTTCGGCCACACTGACTTCCGTCCCGACCTGTCCGCGTTTCGCGTGCCGACCCTCATCATCCACGGCACGGCGGATGCGACGGTGCCGATCGACGCCGCCGGCCGCGCCGCATCGGTCGGCATCGCGAACAGCCAGCTGGTCGAATATGACGGCGCGCCGCACGGCCTGTTCGCCACCCACGGCGACCGCCTGACCAGCGACCTGCTCACCTTCCTCGGTCGATAG
- a CDS encoding sensor histidine kinase, producing the protein MIERVRSHDWAATPLGAAADWPVELKTTVGTILASDFPAAIVWGPQFTTIYNDAFRPLLGNKHACLGQGFDRIWAEAWDTIAPIARRAYAGQSTFISDFPLTINRNGAAEEAFFTFSYSPLRLSDGTIVGMIDTVMETTASVRARIQAEVLNHELGHRLKNTVAMMQSLVLQTLRDVPDRGAVAALMERVAAMGHAHDVLLASNWAAADLRVVAATVLAPHDPGDRFTLHGPPVTLGPRAVLGLSLMLHELATNAAKYGALSVSDGHVTLDWRIHDGELALFWRERDGPVCTAPARTGFGSRLIDRGLGRGRVSRRYPATGVEVDLHVPTAELLDG; encoded by the coding sequence ATGATCGAGCGCGTCCGCAGCCATGACTGGGCAGCGACGCCGCTGGGCGCGGCAGCGGACTGGCCTGTCGAGCTCAAGACGACGGTGGGCACGATCCTGGCATCGGACTTTCCCGCGGCGATCGTCTGGGGACCGCAGTTCACGACGATCTACAACGATGCCTTTCGTCCGCTGCTGGGCAACAAACACGCCTGTCTGGGGCAGGGGTTCGATCGCATCTGGGCGGAGGCGTGGGACACGATCGCGCCGATCGCCCGGCGAGCCTATGCGGGGCAGAGTACGTTCATCTCGGATTTTCCCCTGACCATCAACCGGAACGGGGCCGCCGAAGAAGCCTTCTTCACCTTCAGCTATTCGCCGCTACGCCTGTCCGACGGCACCATCGTCGGCATGATCGATACGGTGATGGAAACGACGGCAAGCGTCCGCGCGCGCATCCAGGCGGAGGTGCTGAACCACGAACTCGGGCACCGGCTCAAGAACACGGTTGCGATGATGCAATCGCTGGTGCTCCAGACGCTGCGCGACGTTCCGGACCGGGGCGCGGTGGCTGCGCTGATGGAACGCGTGGCGGCGATGGGTCATGCGCACGACGTGTTGCTGGCATCGAACTGGGCGGCGGCCGACCTGCGCGTCGTTGCAGCCACCGTACTCGCGCCACACGATCCTGGCGATCGTTTCACGCTGCACGGGCCACCGGTAACGCTGGGACCCCGCGCGGTCCTGGGCCTGTCGCTGATGCTGCACGAACTCGCCACGAACGCGGCGAAATACGGCGCGCTGTCGGTGTCGGACGGGCACGTGACTCTCGACTGGCGTATCCATGATGGCGAACTGGCGCTGTTCTGGCGTGAACGCGACGGCCCGGTTTGCACGGCGCCGGCACGTACCGGGTTCGGATCGCGATTGATCGACCGAGGGCTGGGCAGGGGCCGCGTCAGCCGCCGGTACCCGGCAACCGGGGTCGAGGTCGATCTTCACGTACCGACAGCCGAACTGCTCGACGGATGA
- the acs gene encoding acetate--CoA ligase, producing MTDPEIYPISGDWTNASLNPKLYEELYEAAASNPGSFWLDQATKRLDWIKEPTIAGDWSFAKADFHIKWFADGKLNVAANCLDRHLAKHGDTVAIIWEPDEPGEDARHITYRELHAEVCRFANVLKAQGVAKGDRVTLYMPMIPEAAYAVLACARIGAIHSVVFGGFSADALAGRIEDCGSKIVITADEGRRGGKRIKLKACVDEAATRAPGLEKVIVVKATGADVPMGTRDVWYHEAAAAVGTDCAPEPMAAEDPLFILYTSGSTGKPKGVLHTSAGYLLWADYTFKIAFDYKAGQVFWCAADIGWVTGHTYILYGPLSNGATTLMFEGLPTWPDASRIWQVVDRHKVHTLFTAPTALRALMKEGDDYVRKTDRRSLKLLGSVGEPINPEAWRWYHDVVGGGRAPIVDAWWQTETGGIMIAPLPGAVPMKPGSASKPLPGVQPQLVDDKGTPLMGAAQGNLVITQSWPGQMRGVWGDEDRFFQTYFTTYEGKYTTGDGCRRDADGYYWITGRTDDVINVSGHRMGTAEVESALVLHEAVAEAAVVGMPHDVKGQGIYAYVTLNAGRDGDEDLRKALVAWVRQEIGPIATPDKLQFAPALPKTRSGKIMRRILRKIAEGDTSSLGDTSTLADPAVVDDLVANRVA from the coding sequence ATGACCGATCCAGAAATCTATCCGATCAGCGGCGATTGGACCAACGCCAGCCTCAACCCCAAGCTGTACGAAGAACTGTACGAGGCGGCGGCGAGCAACCCCGGCAGCTTCTGGCTCGATCAGGCGACCAAGCGGCTCGACTGGATCAAGGAACCGACCATCGCCGGCGACTGGTCGTTCGCCAAGGCCGATTTCCACATCAAATGGTTTGCCGACGGCAAGCTCAACGTCGCCGCCAACTGCCTCGACCGGCACCTCGCCAAGCACGGCGACACCGTCGCGATCATCTGGGAACCCGACGAGCCGGGCGAGGACGCCCGCCACATCACCTATCGCGAGTTGCATGCCGAGGTCTGCCGCTTCGCCAACGTCCTGAAGGCGCAGGGCGTCGCCAAGGGCGACCGCGTCACGCTCTACATGCCGATGATCCCGGAGGCGGCCTATGCGGTGCTCGCCTGCGCCCGGATCGGCGCGATCCATTCGGTGGTCTTCGGCGGCTTCTCCGCAGACGCGCTGGCGGGCCGGATCGAGGATTGCGGGTCGAAGATCGTCATCACCGCAGACGAAGGCCGCCGCGGCGGCAAGCGCATCAAGCTCAAGGCCTGCGTCGACGAAGCCGCCACCCGCGCGCCGGGTCTGGAAAAGGTCATCGTCGTGAAAGCAACCGGCGCGGACGTGCCGATGGGAACGCGCGACGTCTGGTATCACGAAGCCGCCGCCGCGGTCGGCACCGACTGCGCGCCCGAACCGATGGCGGCGGAGGACCCGCTGTTCATCCTCTACACCAGCGGATCGACCGGCAAGCCGAAGGGCGTGCTGCACACCTCGGCCGGCTATCTGCTCTGGGCCGACTACACCTTCAAGATCGCCTTCGACTATAAGGCCGGTCAGGTGTTCTGGTGCGCCGCCGACATCGGCTGGGTGACCGGGCACACCTACATCCTCTACGGCCCGCTTTCGAACGGCGCGACGACGCTGATGTTCGAAGGGCTGCCGACATGGCCCGACGCCAGCCGCATCTGGCAGGTGGTCGACCGTCACAAGGTCCACACGCTCTTCACCGCACCCACCGCCTTGCGCGCGCTGATGAAGGAGGGCGACGACTACGTCCGCAAGACCGACCGCAGGTCGCTCAAACTGCTCGGATCGGTCGGCGAACCGATCAACCCGGAGGCATGGCGCTGGTACCACGACGTCGTCGGCGGCGGGCGTGCGCCGATCGTCGATGCGTGGTGGCAGACCGAGACCGGCGGCATCATGATCGCCCCGCTGCCCGGCGCGGTGCCGATGAAGCCCGGCTCCGCATCGAAACCGCTACCCGGCGTTCAACCGCAGCTGGTCGACGACAAGGGCACGCCGCTGATGGGTGCTGCGCAGGGCAACCTCGTCATCACGCAAAGCTGGCCGGGCCAGATGCGCGGCGTCTGGGGCGATGAGGACCGGTTCTTCCAGACCTATTTCACCACGTACGAAGGCAAATACACCACCGGCGACGGCTGCCGCCGCGACGCCGACGGCTATTACTGGATCACCGGGCGGACTGACGACGTCATCAACGTCTCAGGCCATCGCATGGGCACCGCCGAGGTCGAAAGCGCGCTGGTGCTGCACGAGGCGGTGGCGGAAGCCGCGGTCGTCGGCATGCCGCACGACGTCAAGGGCCAGGGCATCTACGCCTATGTCACCCTCAACGCCGGCCGCGACGGCGACGAGGATTTGCGCAAGGCGCTGGTCGCCTGGGTCCGCCAGGAGATCGGCCCGATCGCCACCCCCGACAAACTCCAGTTCGCCCCCGCGCTGCCCAAGACCCGGTCAGGCAAGATCATGCGCCGCATCCTCCGCAAGATCGCCGAGGGCGACACGTCGAGCCTTGGCGACACCTCCACCCTCGCCGACCCGGCCGTGGTCGACGATCTGGTCGCGAACAGGGTAGCCTAG
- a CDS encoding prolyl oligopeptidase family serine peptidase, with protein sequence MILRSLLLASTLLAAAPALAQVKPMTDTTTATDPYIWLEDKDGAKPLAWVEAENAKTLPRLQNDPRYKTFYAEALAIASAKDRIPMPNQLFGRIYNFWRDADHPQGIWRWTTEAGYAAAQPQWTTVLDLDALSQAEGKKWVWKGASCLQPDERLCLVALSEGGEDAISYREFDLQTGQFVANGFALSKSKQGASWLDKDTLLVSRDWGQGTMTASSYPFVVKMVKRGQPLEQAQEIFRGQPTDQLGTYAGVITDGQGNRLVAIQRRTTFFGGETHVWTPQGTKKLDIPARTSPAGMVAGQVLFQTSDPWGAIPAGALASAPLAEVQANAIKPVLVFSPTPRQSVDEVVTTKNNVVLIYNDNVRGRAAIYTPGKSGWTSKPVALPDNASLGVASADDKSDHAYLTVTGFLTPTTLLPLDAAAATAATPVKTLPAKFDAANLVVEQHEATSTDGTKVPYFIVHKKGVALDGTTPTIMTAYGGFELPMLPSYNASTGKLWLERGGSFVLANIRGGGEFGPKWHDAGRKTKRQVIYDDFASVAKDLFSRKLTSPQTLGIYGGSNGGLLMGVEFNQHPDLWKAVTIQVPLLDMIRYEQIAAGASWVDEYGSVTVPEEKAFLQTISPYQNIKKGVAYPEPYIWTTTKDDRVGPQHARKFAARLKEYNLPYLFYEDTAGGHSGDADIEQGARLQALQMTYFAQKLMGPAAGSQTAAK encoded by the coding sequence ATGATCCTCCGTAGCCTGCTGCTCGCCTCTACCCTTCTTGCCGCGGCCCCTGCGCTCGCCCAAGTGAAGCCGATGACCGATACCACCACCGCGACCGATCCGTACATCTGGCTCGAGGACAAGGACGGCGCGAAGCCGCTTGCCTGGGTCGAGGCGGAGAATGCCAAGACGCTGCCGCGGTTGCAGAACGATCCGCGCTACAAGACCTTCTATGCCGAGGCGCTGGCGATCGCGTCGGCTAAGGATCGCATCCCGATGCCGAACCAGTTGTTCGGCCGCATCTACAACTTCTGGCGCGACGCCGATCATCCGCAGGGCATCTGGCGGTGGACGACGGAGGCGGGTTACGCCGCCGCGCAGCCGCAATGGACGACGGTGCTCGACCTCGACGCGCTGTCGCAGGCCGAGGGCAAGAAGTGGGTGTGGAAGGGCGCGTCCTGCCTCCAGCCCGACGAACGGCTGTGTCTGGTCGCGCTGTCCGAGGGCGGCGAGGATGCGATCAGCTATCGCGAGTTCGATCTCCAGACCGGGCAGTTCGTCGCCAATGGCTTTGCGCTGTCCAAGTCGAAGCAGGGTGCGTCGTGGCTCGACAAGGATACTTTGCTGGTCAGCCGCGACTGGGGGCAGGGGACGATGACCGCGTCGAGCTACCCGTTCGTGGTCAAGATGGTGAAGCGCGGCCAGCCGCTGGAGCAGGCGCAGGAAATCTTCCGCGGGCAACCGACCGACCAGCTCGGCACCTATGCCGGCGTGATCACCGACGGACAGGGCAACAGGCTGGTCGCGATCCAGCGGCGTACGACCTTCTTCGGTGGCGAGACGCATGTCTGGACGCCGCAGGGCACCAAGAAGCTCGACATCCCAGCGCGCACCTCGCCCGCCGGCATGGTCGCTGGGCAGGTGCTGTTCCAGACCAGCGATCCCTGGGGTGCGATCCCGGCCGGCGCGCTGGCGTCCGCGCCGCTCGCCGAGGTGCAGGCCAATGCGATCAAGCCGGTGCTGGTGTTCTCGCCGACGCCGCGCCAGTCGGTCGACGAGGTGGTGACGACGAAGAACAACGTCGTGCTGATCTACAACGACAACGTGCGTGGTCGTGCGGCGATCTACACGCCGGGCAAGAGCGGCTGGACGTCGAAGCCGGTGGCGCTGCCCGACAATGCGTCGCTCGGCGTCGCCAGCGCCGACGACAAGAGCGACCATGCCTATCTGACCGTCACCGGCTTCCTGACGCCGACGACCTTGCTGCCGCTCGATGCCGCGGCGGCCACCGCCGCCACGCCGGTCAAGACGCTGCCCGCCAAGTTCGATGCCGCCAATCTGGTCGTCGAGCAGCATGAGGCGACCTCGACCGACGGCACCAAGGTGCCGTATTTCATCGTCCACAAAAAGGGCGTGGCGCTGGACGGCACGACGCCGACGATCATGACGGCATACGGCGGGTTCGAGCTGCCGATGCTGCCCAGCTACAACGCCTCGACCGGCAAGCTGTGGCTGGAGCGCGGCGGCAGCTTCGTCCTCGCCAATATCCGCGGCGGCGGCGAGTTCGGGCCGAAGTGGCATGACGCCGGTCGCAAGACCAAGCGGCAGGTGATCTACGACGATTTCGCCAGCGTCGCGAAGGACCTGTTCAGCCGCAAGCTGACCAGCCCGCAGACGCTCGGCATCTATGGCGGGTCGAACGGCGGGCTGCTGATGGGCGTCGAGTTCAACCAGCATCCCGATCTGTGGAAGGCGGTGACGATCCAGGTGCCGCTGCTCGACATGATTCGCTACGAACAGATCGCCGCAGGCGCCTCGTGGGTCGACGAATATGGTTCGGTGACGGTGCCGGAGGAGAAGGCGTTCCTCCAGACGATCTCGCCCTACCAGAACATCAAGAAGGGGGTCGCCTATCCGGAGCCATACATCTGGACGACCACCAAGGACGACCGCGTCGGTCCGCAGCATGCGCGCAAGTTCGCCGCGCGGCTGAAGGAATATAATCTGCCGTATCTGTTCTACGAGGATACCGCAGGTGGCCATTCGGGCGATGCTGACATCGAACAGGGCGCGCGGTTGCAGGCGCTGCAGATGACGTACTTCGCACAAAAGCTGATGGGGCCGGCCGCAGGGAGCCAGACCGCAGCGAAATAG
- a CDS encoding Hsp20 family protein, producing the protein MRLDLTPYRRSTIGFDRLFDMLESNARAATAENYPPFNLERLAEDRYRITLAVAGFARDEIEITAQQNLLLVAGKKDDKAANANFLHVGIANRSFERRFELADFVFVEDARLTDGLLVIDLVREVPEAMKPKTIAIKSGAPLAAVEDANTHDEKARAA; encoded by the coding sequence ATGCGACTCGACCTGACCCCCTATCGCCGCTCGACCATCGGTTTCGACCGGCTGTTCGATATGCTGGAAAGCAACGCCCGCGCGGCTACGGCAGAGAATTATCCCCCCTTCAATCTCGAACGCCTTGCCGAGGATCGTTACCGCATCACGCTCGCGGTGGCCGGTTTCGCGCGCGACGAGATCGAGATCACCGCACAGCAGAACCTGCTGCTGGTCGCTGGCAAGAAAGACGACAAGGCGGCGAATGCCAATTTCCTGCATGTCGGCATCGCCAACCGCAGCTTCGAGCGCCGCTTCGAACTCGCGGACTTCGTGTTCGTCGAGGATGCCCGTCTGACCGACGGTCTGCTCGTCATCGACTTGGTGCGCGAAGTTCCCGAAGCGATGAAGCCGAAGACCATCGCGATCAAGTCTGGCGCGCCGCTGGCCGCAGTCGAAGATGCGAACACGCACGACGAAAAGGCCCGCGCGGCCTAA